A window of the Streptomyces griseochromogenes genome harbors these coding sequences:
- a CDS encoding beta-ketoacyl-[acyl-carrier-protein] synthase family protein: MADPGMRRVVITGLGAVSPVGIGADVFAAAIRAGEVGTTPIESFDASAFPRRKAGQVLDFEPSDHLKRLDPARWGRSGLLAAAAARLAVADAGIGEGELDAARAGAIMGTTSGESAVVQDLAAQWVAGGLDTIDGELAGQTPASRIASAVSTELRLTGETQTIPTACSASNYALGYAFDLVRSGEAEVMLAGGADAVNRLTHAGFYALGAMAEDVPRPFAADRSGIVTGEGGAVLVLETYEHATTRGARIYAEILGYAANCDASHMVHPDATSIAACIRAAHEAAGVEPSQIDYICAHGTGTPTNDATEVAAARAVFGERIPPISSIKSMLGHTMGAASGFGAIACCKALEQDFLPPTANVTDADPELGEGVDCVPGSGRAARLGIVQNHGFAFGGNNVITILGRVS; the protein is encoded by the coding sequence ATGGCTGATCCGGGAATGCGCCGCGTCGTCATCACGGGTCTCGGCGCGGTGTCGCCCGTCGGTATCGGTGCCGATGTGTTCGCCGCGGCGATCCGGGCGGGCGAGGTGGGCACCACGCCGATCGAGAGCTTCGACGCGAGCGCCTTTCCCCGGCGCAAGGCCGGGCAGGTGCTCGACTTCGAACCGTCCGACCACCTCAAGCGGCTCGATCCGGCCCGCTGGGGCCGCAGCGGTCTGCTGGCCGCCGCGGCCGCCCGGCTGGCCGTCGCCGACGCCGGTATCGGCGAGGGCGAGCTGGACGCGGCCCGGGCCGGCGCGATCATGGGCACCACCAGCGGCGAGTCCGCGGTCGTCCAGGACCTCGCCGCGCAGTGGGTGGCGGGCGGCCTCGACACGATCGACGGGGAACTGGCCGGGCAGACCCCGGCCTCCCGGATCGCGAGCGCCGTCAGCACCGAACTGCGGCTCACCGGCGAGACGCAGACCATCCCGACCGCCTGCTCCGCCTCCAACTACGCGCTCGGCTACGCCTTCGACCTGGTCCGCAGCGGCGAGGCCGAGGTGATGCTGGCGGGCGGCGCGGACGCGGTGAACCGGCTGACCCACGCCGGGTTCTACGCACTCGGCGCCATGGCCGAGGACGTGCCGCGGCCGTTCGCGGCCGACCGCTCCGGCATCGTCACCGGCGAGGGCGGCGCCGTCCTGGTGCTGGAGACGTACGAGCACGCGACGACCCGGGGGGCGCGCATCTACGCGGAGATCCTCGGGTACGCCGCCAACTGCGACGCCTCCCACATGGTGCACCCGGACGCCACGAGCATCGCCGCGTGCATCCGGGCCGCGCACGAGGCGGCCGGGGTCGAGCCGTCGCAGATCGACTACATCTGCGCCCACGGCACCGGCACACCCACCAACGACGCCACCGAAGTCGCCGCCGCCCGCGCGGTGTTCGGCGAGCGGATCCCGCCGATCAGCTCCATCAAGTCGATGCTGGGCCACACCATGGGCGCCGCCTCCGGCTTCGGCGCCATCGCCTGCTGCAAGGCGCTGGAGCAGGACTTCCTGCCGCCCACGGCGAACGTCACCGACGCCGACCCGGAGCTGGGCGAAGGGGTCGACTGCGTGCCCGGCAGCGGGCGGGCGGCCCGGCTCGGCATCGTGCAGAACCACGGGTTCGCGTTCGGCGGCAACAACGTCATCACCATTCTGGGGAGGGTGTCGTGA
- a CDS encoding acyl carrier protein — translation MTQQSVAVDYHAQVSQIVNEELELEDGELTDNGHFIDDYDSDSLSLITVVSRIEKELGVSIPKTELAELLNLRLLVDAVVQHAQERADG, via the coding sequence ATGACCCAGCAGTCCGTGGCCGTCGACTACCACGCTCAGGTCAGCCAGATCGTGAACGAGGAACTGGAGCTGGAGGACGGCGAGCTCACCGACAACGGGCATTTCATCGACGACTACGACAGCGACTCGCTCTCGCTCATCACCGTCGTCTCCCGAATCGAGAAGGAGCTCGGCGTCTCCATTCCGAAGACCGAGCTCGCGGAACTCCTGAATCTGCGTCTGCTGGTGGACGCGGTCGTTCAGCACGCCCAGGAGCGCGCCGATGGCTGA
- a CDS encoding ACP S-malonyltransferase: MSGPRLALTFPGQGAQAPGMGRPWAGRPGWFLAERAAEVTGRDVPELLLRADETCLRRTDNAQLATFALEMVILHELREVLPAARRPLVCAGHSLGEYSALVASGILAFDAAVRLVAERGAAMRAACAAEPGTMAVVLGLPADEVEKAAEAVREEDGQVWVANVNSPQQAVLSGTVEAVERCSALLAESATRIVSIPVGGAFHTPLMAAAATSFRTTLLGTGFRAGNAPVVANVDARPHRGGDDWAGILERQLTAPVRWADGVRAMADDLSCDLFVEIGPGRTLTGLARRISPRVSRLRVSEPEQLPAVPGPAMRSVA, from the coding sequence ATGAGCGGTCCGCGATTGGCACTGACGTTTCCCGGGCAGGGTGCGCAGGCGCCCGGCATGGGCCGCCCGTGGGCCGGGCGTCCCGGCTGGTTCCTGGCCGAGCGGGCGGCCGAGGTCACCGGGCGCGATGTGCCCGAGCTGCTGCTGCGCGCCGACGAGACCTGTCTGCGCCGCACCGACAACGCGCAGCTCGCCACGTTCGCGCTGGAGATGGTGATCCTGCACGAACTGCGCGAGGTGCTGCCGGCGGCCCGGCGCCCGCTGGTGTGCGCCGGCCACAGCCTCGGCGAGTACTCCGCGCTGGTGGCCTCCGGCATCCTGGCCTTCGACGCCGCGGTGCGCCTGGTCGCCGAGCGCGGAGCGGCGATGCGGGCGGCCTGCGCGGCCGAGCCCGGCACCATGGCGGTCGTCCTGGGCCTGCCCGCCGACGAGGTGGAGAAGGCGGCCGAGGCGGTGCGCGAGGAGGACGGCCAGGTCTGGGTGGCGAATGTGAACTCGCCCCAGCAGGCGGTCCTTTCGGGCACGGTGGAGGCCGTCGAGCGGTGCTCCGCGCTGCTCGCCGAGTCCGCGACCCGGATCGTCTCCATCCCGGTGGGCGGGGCGTTCCACACGCCCCTGATGGCCGCGGCCGCCACATCGTTCCGGACGACTCTGCTCGGCACCGGCTTCCGGGCCGGCAACGCCCCGGTCGTCGCCAACGTCGACGCCCGCCCGCACCGGGGCGGCGACGACTGGGCCGGGATCCTGGAGCGGCAGCTGACCGCTCCGGTGCGCTGGGCGGACGGGGTGCGCGCGATGGCCGACGACCTGTCCTGTGACCTGTTCGTGGAGATCGGCCCCGGCCGCACCCTGACGGGCCTGGCCCGCCGGATCAGCCCGCGCGTCTCCCGGCTGCGGGTGAGCGAGCCGGAACAGCTGCCGGCGGTGCCGGGCCCGGCGATGCGGAGCGTGGCATGA
- a CDS encoding phytoene desaturase family protein, with product MSGRTPGPDDGVWDAVVIGSGIGGLVCAAYLAVGGRRVLVAEQAAVAGGNSHVFRRRRSYEFDVGVHYLGDCGPDGVLPAILDGLGLRERITYRPMDPDGFDRVEIPGATLDVPADWAGYRKRLAELCPGDAAGIDAFVDVIAGLGGERREAILAAEDVPLAELPRRAPHSVAWGRRTLAELFEHCGLSARARTLLAAQSPNYGMAPDEGTVALHATLIDHYMRGASYPQGGGQMLAAGLLEVLGAHGGELRTGARVRRILVDGGRARGVEFADGTRATAPVVVSNADYRRTMLDLVGAERLPRRLAAKTRDARMALPWATVYVALSEDIGRHANVWWYRHDDIERYYRTLREGPATDTTDFLFVSFASGKDPVTHRICPPGHSNFQLMTLCPPGAGPWGVGAGPADGERYRRNPDYLARKARLTESVLDAAEEVLGPFRDKVTHVETATPLTQERYTLSTGGTPFGLARWGATGARPDTATLIEGLHIAGANTRYGNGITGAAVSGIACAGQILGRRLMHEVHTGAVLGDASLLPERGAHWDPLEVSSGRPGPACA from the coding sequence ATGAGCGGGCGGACTCCCGGCCCGGACGACGGGGTGTGGGACGCGGTCGTCATCGGCTCCGGCATCGGCGGGCTGGTGTGCGCCGCCTACCTCGCGGTCGGCGGCAGACGGGTGCTGGTCGCCGAGCAGGCGGCGGTCGCCGGCGGCAACAGCCATGTCTTCCGCAGGCGCCGCTCCTACGAGTTCGACGTGGGCGTCCACTACCTCGGTGACTGCGGCCCGGACGGGGTGCTGCCCGCGATCCTGGACGGACTCGGCCTGCGCGAGCGGATCACCTACCGGCCGATGGACCCGGACGGCTTCGACCGCGTCGAGATCCCCGGTGCCACCCTGGACGTACCGGCCGACTGGGCCGGCTACCGCAAGCGGCTCGCCGAACTGTGCCCCGGGGACGCGGCCGGCATCGACGCCTTCGTCGACGTGATCGCCGGGCTCGGCGGCGAGCGGCGCGAGGCGATCCTGGCCGCCGAGGACGTACCGCTCGCCGAACTCCCCCGGCGGGCCCCGCACTCGGTCGCCTGGGGCCGTCGTACCCTCGCGGAACTGTTCGAGCACTGCGGCCTGTCCGCCCGCGCCCGCACCCTGCTCGCCGCGCAGTCCCCCAACTACGGCATGGCCCCCGACGAGGGCACCGTGGCGCTGCACGCCACCCTGATCGACCACTACATGCGCGGCGCCTCCTACCCGCAGGGCGGCGGGCAGATGCTCGCCGCCGGGCTGCTGGAGGTGCTCGGGGCACACGGCGGAGAGCTGCGTACCGGGGCGCGGGTGCGCCGGATCCTGGTGGACGGCGGCCGCGCCCGGGGTGTGGAGTTCGCCGACGGCACCCGGGCCACCGCCCCGGTCGTCGTCTCCAACGCCGACTACCGGCGCACCATGCTCGACCTGGTCGGGGCCGAGCGGCTGCCGCGCCGGCTCGCCGCCAAGACCCGAGACGCCCGGATGGCCCTGCCCTGGGCCACGGTCTACGTCGCCCTGTCCGAGGACATCGGCCGGCACGCCAATGTGTGGTGGTACCGGCACGACGACATCGAGCGGTACTACCGCACGCTGCGCGAAGGCCCGGCCACGGACACCACCGACTTCCTGTTCGTCTCCTTCGCCTCGGGCAAGGATCCGGTGACGCACCGCATCTGCCCGCCCGGCCACTCCAACTTCCAGCTGATGACGCTGTGCCCGCCCGGCGCCGGACCCTGGGGCGTCGGCGCGGGCCCCGCGGACGGCGAGCGCTACCGCCGCAACCCGGACTACCTCGCCCGCAAGGCGCGGCTGACCGAGTCGGTGCTGGACGCGGCCGAGGAGGTGCTCGGCCCGTTCCGGGACAAGGTGACCCACGTGGAGACCGCGACCCCGCTCACCCAGGAGCGGTACACGCTCTCCACCGGGGGCACCCCCTTCGGCCTGGCCCGGTGGGGCGCCACCGGGGCGCGCCCGGACACCGCGACCCTCATCGAGGGCCTGCACATCGCCGGCGCCAACACCCGCTACGGCAACGGCATCACCGGTGCGGCCGTCAGCGGCATCGCCTGCGCGGGCCAGATCCTCGGCCGCCGTCTGATGCACGAGGTGCACACGGGCGCCGTCCTCGGCGATGCCTCGCTGCTGCCGGAGCGCGGCGCGCACTGGGATCCGCTGGAGGTGTCCTCGGGACGTCCGGGCCCGGCATGCGCCTGA
- a CDS encoding TetR/AcrR family transcriptional regulator, whose product MRLTFHERREAVLGAAVTEFARGGLHGTAMDRIAERAGISQPYLFRLFPNKRALFEAAFVRSFRRSAELYAQAAGDLRGEAALDAMARARERLLDEGGFPQLRLHAVTAVLPAGDPGLTTCVRRCWSELRTTIEERTGAAPERVRAFLAEELLLVVERTLG is encoded by the coding sequence ATGCGCCTGACCTTCCACGAGCGGCGCGAGGCCGTCCTCGGGGCGGCCGTGACCGAGTTCGCCAGGGGCGGCCTGCACGGCACCGCGATGGACCGCATCGCGGAGCGGGCGGGCATCTCCCAGCCGTACCTCTTCCGGCTGTTCCCCAACAAGCGGGCGCTGTTCGAGGCGGCCTTCGTACGGTCCTTCCGCCGCTCCGCCGAGCTGTACGCGCAGGCGGCCGGGGACCTGCGCGGCGAGGCCGCCCTCGACGCCATGGCCCGCGCCCGTGAACGCCTCCTGGACGAGGGCGGCTTCCCGCAGCTGCGGCTGCACGCGGTCACGGCGGTCCTGCCGGCCGGGGACCCGGGCCTCACCACGTGCGTGCGGCGGTGCTGGTCCGAGCTGAGGACGACGATCGAGGAGCGCACGGGAGCGGCACCCGAGCGGGTGAGGGCGTTCCTCGCGGAGGAGCTGCTGCTCGTCGTGGAGCGGACGCTGGGGTGA
- a CDS encoding AI-2E family transporter — protein MQLLPEPVRRVAAWCVVLLLVAGVGWVGVRLCAEFRTAVTPVLLALLGTALLGPLYRSLVTAGVRRSLAAGLTCVAVVAVVGGAVYIVVAALIDTGDQITASLRDAAKSVARHFGAAGTGLDDLAANARTLLSRFGGTAASNVISGVSVVGESIAMAVLALLLVFFFLRDSHRVVESLRAAAPGNTADTLEAMARRAYEAVEGFMRGTTLIALIDATCIGLGLLILRVPGAVGLAALVFVTAYIPYLGAFLSGAVSVLVALADRGFVIALWALGVVLAVQVLEGHVLQPAIQSRTVQMHPAVVMLTITAGASVAGILGMLLAVPLTAAAFAVVHELRVRHGAPAPSDS, from the coding sequence GTGCAGCTGCTGCCCGAGCCCGTCCGCCGCGTCGCCGCCTGGTGCGTCGTGCTGCTGCTCGTCGCCGGGGTCGGCTGGGTCGGGGTGCGGCTGTGCGCGGAGTTCCGTACCGCCGTCACCCCGGTGCTGCTCGCGCTGCTCGGGACCGCGTTGCTCGGCCCGCTGTACCGCAGTCTGGTGACGGCGGGCGTGCGGCGCTCGCTCGCGGCCGGGCTGACCTGTGTGGCCGTCGTGGCCGTCGTCGGCGGTGCCGTCTACATCGTCGTCGCCGCCCTGATCGACACCGGGGACCAGATCACCGCCTCGCTCCGGGACGCCGCCAAGTCCGTCGCCCGGCACTTCGGGGCCGCCGGAACCGGGCTCGACGACCTCGCCGCCAACGCGCGCACGCTGCTGAGCAGGTTCGGCGGGACCGCCGCGTCCAACGTCATCAGCGGGGTCAGCGTGGTCGGCGAGTCGATCGCGATGGCCGTGCTCGCGCTGCTGCTCGTCTTCTTCTTCCTGCGCGATTCCCACCGGGTGGTCGAGAGCCTGCGCGCCGCCGCCCCCGGCAACACCGCCGACACCCTGGAGGCCATGGCACGGCGAGCCTACGAGGCCGTCGAGGGGTTCATGCGCGGTACGACGCTCATCGCCCTCATCGACGCCACCTGCATCGGTCTCGGCCTGCTGATCCTCAGGGTGCCCGGCGCGGTCGGCCTCGCCGCCCTCGTCTTCGTCACCGCCTACATCCCCTACCTCGGCGCCTTCCTGTCCGGCGCGGTGTCCGTGCTGGTCGCCCTCGCCGACCGAGGTTTCGTCATCGCGCTGTGGGCGCTCGGGGTGGTGCTGGCCGTACAGGTGCTGGAGGGGCATGTGCTGCAGCCGGCCATCCAGAGCCGGACGGTGCAGATGCATCCCGCGGTGGTGATGCTGACGATCACCGCCGGGGCGTCCGTCGCGGGCATCCTCGGCATGCTGCTCGCCGTACCGCTGACCGCCGCCGCCTTCGCCGTCGTCCACGAACTGCGGGTGCGCCACGGGGCACCCGCGCCGTCGGACTCATAG
- a CDS encoding SpoIIE family protein phosphatase → MRTGEPPPSVGDVLSALATGLWHWDTATGLVGVDAEAARLLGLPAEPATLTQEQTRARIHPVDWNEITGVVRLAVAQGTLAEVRIRIMDEQGRVVRVVRSRSKPSYDPERQSYDLTGTLQEIAEPTPHTVAARGAVTGDWRRSREAFLLDAGRALAQARSTAEVLRVAAGLSMPGFSPDGLAVFGVRGDRLTIIGHHGHQPGDDGPFSHMPLTTDYPAAEVVRTGQAVYLSSPEGYKSRYPVTWPLAERFGRRSWAFLPLTAAGRTLGAWMAAFTHPVAFTPDERAVLTTVARMLAQALSRAGAAGSQREPAEGPQHSMPPSPIPEIPGMRVAARYVPTGGGPQTGGDWYDLIPLPGGTSRTESGGGRFALVIGDVQGHDARAAGLMGQLRIALRAYACEGHRPDAVLSRASRFLHGVTHDEHLSDLRFATCLYAEADPATGLLEIARAGHPDPAIRMADGTVLTRPVAGGLPLGVDPDADYPTARFALEPGETMVLCTDGLLETGGHDRESGWRRLRGILEGFDARAADPDPGRGLEMLADALVQGVHGPSSHHTTGPLADRREDDMAVLLLFRSGEERGPGGTVTVRPRVRRTLLSVAQDEPERIAEARRHLRELLHDWAGAEQVDAAVLLVSEMVTNVLVHTDADALLLAEVTGEPGGRLLRVEVTDAGDEFPHKRRPGELASSGRGLVLIELLADEWGVQPRGEGKSIWFELYECDGTRAGP, encoded by the coding sequence ATGCGCACAGGCGAGCCCCCGCCGTCCGTGGGTGACGTCCTCTCCGCCCTCGCGACCGGGCTTTGGCACTGGGACACGGCCACCGGCCTGGTCGGTGTCGACGCGGAGGCGGCGCGTCTGCTCGGGCTGCCCGCCGAGCCGGCCACCCTCACCCAGGAACAGACCCGCGCCCGTATTCATCCGGTCGACTGGAACGAGATCACCGGGGTCGTCCGGCTCGCGGTCGCCCAGGGCACGCTCGCCGAGGTGCGCATACGGATCATGGACGAGCAGGGGCGCGTCGTACGGGTCGTACGCAGCCGCTCGAAGCCGTCCTACGACCCCGAGCGGCAGTCGTACGACCTGACCGGCACCCTCCAGGAGATCGCCGAGCCGACGCCGCACACAGTGGCGGCCCGCGGCGCGGTCACCGGGGACTGGCGGCGCTCCCGGGAGGCGTTCCTGCTGGACGCGGGCCGGGCGCTGGCGCAGGCGCGGTCGACCGCGGAGGTGCTGCGGGTCGCCGCCGGGCTGTCCATGCCCGGGTTCTCTCCGGACGGGCTCGCGGTGTTCGGCGTCAGGGGCGACCGGCTGACGATCATCGGCCACCACGGGCACCAGCCCGGAGACGACGGCCCCTTCTCCCACATGCCGCTGACCACGGACTATCCGGCCGCCGAGGTCGTCCGCACCGGCCAGGCGGTCTATCTCTCCTCCCCGGAGGGGTACAAATCCCGCTACCCGGTCACCTGGCCGCTGGCCGAGCGCTTCGGCCGCCGTTCCTGGGCGTTCCTGCCGCTGACGGCGGCCGGGCGCACGCTGGGCGCCTGGATGGCGGCCTTCACCCATCCCGTGGCCTTCACCCCCGACGAACGCGCGGTCCTGACGACGGTCGCCCGGATGCTCGCCCAGGCCCTGTCCCGGGCCGGCGCCGCAGGCTCCCAGCGGGAGCCGGCGGAGGGCCCGCAGCACTCCATGCCGCCCTCGCCCATCCCGGAGATCCCCGGGATGAGGGTGGCCGCCCGCTACGTCCCGACCGGCGGCGGGCCGCAGACCGGCGGGGACTGGTACGACCTGATACCGCTGCCCGGGGGCACCTCCAGGACGGAGTCAGGGGGAGGCAGATTCGCGCTGGTCATCGGGGACGTCCAGGGTCACGACGCACGCGCGGCGGGCCTGATGGGCCAGCTCCGCATCGCGCTGCGCGCCTACGCCTGCGAGGGCCACCGCCCGGACGCCGTGCTCTCCCGGGCCTCCCGCTTCCTGCACGGCGTCACCCACGACGAGCACCTGAGCGACCTGCGCTTCGCGACCTGTCTGTACGCGGAGGCGGATCCGGCGACCGGACTGCTGGAGATCGCCCGCGCCGGACACCCGGACCCGGCGATCCGCATGGCCGACGGGACGGTGCTGACGCGGCCGGTCGCGGGCGGGCTGCCGCTGGGCGTCGACCCGGACGCCGACTATCCGACGGCCCGGTTCGCGCTGGAGCCCGGCGAGACCATGGTGCTGTGCACCGACGGCCTGCTCGAGACCGGCGGCCACGACAGGGAGAGCGGCTGGCGGCGCCTGCGCGGGATCCTGGAGGGCTTCGACGCCCGCGCGGCCGATCCCGATCCCGGGCGCGGCCTGGAGATGCTGGCCGACGCGCTGGTGCAGGGCGTGCACGGGCCGTCCTCGCACCACACCACCGGCCCGCTGGCCGACCGCCGCGAGGACGACATGGCGGTCCTGCTGCTGTTCCGGTCCGGGGAGGAGCGCGGCCCCGGCGGCACCGTGACGGTACGGCCGCGGGTGCGGCGCACCCTGCTGTCGGTCGCGCAGGACGAGCCCGAGCGGATCGCCGAGGCCCGCCGGCACCTGCGCGAGCTGCTGCACGACTGGGCCGGCGCCGAGCAGGTGGACGCGGCGGTGCTGCTGGTCTCGGAGATGGTCACCAATGTCCTCGTCCACACCGACGCCGACGCGCTGCTGCTCGCCGAGGTCACCGGGGAGCCGGGCGGACGTCTGCTGCGGGTGGAGGTCACGGACGCGGGCGACGAGTTCCCGCACAAGCGCCGCCCCGGTGAGCTGGCCTCCTCCGGCCGCGGCCTGGTGCTGATCGAGCTGCTCGCGGACGAGTGGGGGGTGCAGCCACGGGGCGAGGGCAAGAGCATCTGGTTCGAGCTCTACGAGTGCGACGGGACCCGCGCCGGACCGTAG